In Lathamus discolor isolate bLatDis1 chromosome 1, bLatDis1.hap1, whole genome shotgun sequence, the following are encoded in one genomic region:
- the LOXL3 gene encoding lysyl oxidase homolog 3 isoform X3 produces MGSCRAWAPPELLVLSVWLWVSSAGPTHPPGPALRVRLAGYPRKHNEGRVELFYNDEWGTICDDDFTLANAHVLCRHLGFVAATGWAHSAKYGKGVGRIWLDNVNCAGGEKSIGDCKHRGWGNSDCSHEEDAGVICKDERIPGFKDSNVIETEQSHVEEVRLRAVVAGARRQLPVTEGIVEVRYKDSWAQICDEGWGSHNSRVVCGMLGFPAERKVNRNFYKLASKSQPKQKRREDVGPKKRLFAERQQLSYRLHSVSCAGTEGHLSLCAFEFYRGNASAACGAGSPAVVSCVPGPQFATGSAHKKKQRQQQQQQGQPRIRLKGGAKVGEGRVEVLKGSEWGTICDDRWNLLSASVVCRELGFGSAKEALTGARMGQGTGPIHMNEVQCLGTEKSLWSCPFKNITQEDCKHTEDVAVRCNVPYMGYETLIRLSGGRSRFEGRVEVAVGAGTGEQLRWGLVCSEGWGTLEAMVACRQLGLGFANHGLQETWYWDASNVTEMVLSGVKCAGHEMSLSHCQHHGSSLNCRNTGTRFAAGVICSETASDLLLHAPLVQETAYIEDRPLHMLYCAAEESCLSSSARLANWPYGHRRLLRFSSQIHNNGRADFRPKAGRHSWVWHECHRHYHSMDIFTHYDILTPNGTKVAEGHKASFCLEDTECEEDVAKRYECANFGEQGITVGCWDLYRHDIDCQWIDITDVKPGNYILQVVINPNFEVAESDFTNNAMKCNCKYDGHRIWVHSCHIGDALSEEANKRFEQYPGQLNNQIS; encoded by the exons ATGGGGAGCTGCCGTGCATGGGCACCACcggagctgctggtgctgagcgTGTGGCTGTGGGTGAGCAGCGCCGGCCCCACGCACCCACCCGGCCCCGCGCTAAGGGTGCGCCTGGCTGGGTACCCGCGCAAGCACAACGAGGGCCGCGTGGAGCTCTTCTACAACGACGAGTGGGGCACCATCTGCGATGACGACTTTACGCTGGCCAATGCACACGTGCTGTGCCGGCACCTCGGCTTCGTGGCTGCCACCGGCTGGGCCCACAGCGCCAAGTACGGCAAAGGAGTCG GGCGGATCTGGCTGGACAATGTGAATTGTGCCGGAGGCGAGAAGAGCATCGGGGACTGCAAACACCGGGGCTGGGGCAACAGCGACTGCAGCCATGAGGAAGACGCGGGGGTCATCTGCAAGGATGAGCGCATCCCAGGCTTCAAGGACTCCAATGTCATCGAG ACGGAGCAGAGCCACGTGGAGGAGGTCCGGCTGCGGGCGGTGGTGGCCGGTGCCCGGCGGCAGCTCCCGGTGACAGAGGGCATCGTGGAGGTGCGCTACAAGGACAGCTGGGCACAGATCTGCGAcgagggctggggcagccacaacagCCGCGTGGTCTGCGGCATGCTGGGCTTCCCTGCCGAGAGGAAGGTCAACAGGAACTTCTACAA gctggCCTCCAAATCTCAGCCTAAACAAAAGCGCAGGGAGGACGTAGGGCCCAAGAAGAG GCTGTTCGCGGAGCGGCAGCAGCTCAGCTACCGCCTGCACTCGGTGTCGTGCGCGGGGACCGAGGGGCACCTCTCCCTGTGCGCCTTCGAGTTCTACCGCGGCAACGCGTCGGCCGCCTGCGGCGCGGGCAGTCCCGCCGTCGTCAGCTGCGTGCCCGGGCCGCAGTTCGCCACCGGCAGCGCCCACAAGAAgaagcagcggcagcagcagcagcagcagggccag CCACGGATCCGGCTGAAGGGGGGTGCGAAGGTCGGTGAGGGCCGCGTCGAGGTGCTCAAGGGCAGTGAGTGGGGCACGATCTGCGACGACCGCTGGAACCTGCTGTCAGCCAGCGTGGTGTGCCGCGAGCTGGGCTTCGGCAGCGCCAAGGAGGCCCTCACTGGGGCGCGCATGGGCCAAG GGACGGGGCCCATCCACATGAATGAGGTGCAGTGCCTGGGCACCGAGAAGTCCCTCTGGAGCTGCCCCTTCAAGAACATCACGCAGGAGGACTGCAAGCACACGGAGGATGTGGCTGTCCGCTGCAACGTCCCCTACATGGGCTACGAGACCCTG ATTCGGCTGAGCGGGGGCCGAAGCCGCTTCGAGGGGCGGGTGGAGGTGGCTGTGGGGGCTGGCACCGGGGAGCAGCTGCGCTGGGGGCTGGTCTGCAGCGAAGGCTGGGGTACGCTGGAGGCGATGGTGGCCTGTCGCCAGCTGGGCCTGGGATTTGCTAACCACGGCTTACAA GAGACCTGGTACTGGGATGCCAGCAACGTGACGGAGATGGTGCTGAGCGGGGTGAAGTGCGCCGGCCACGAGATGTCCCTGAGCCACTGCCAGCACCACGGCTCCAGCCTCAACTGCAGGAACACGGGCACGCGCTTCGCTGCCGGCGTCATCTGCTCTGAGA CCGCCTCCGACCTGCTGCTGCACGCGCCGCTGGTGCAGGAGACGGCGTACATCGAGGACCGGCCGCTGCACATGCTGTACTGCGCCGCCGAGGAGAGCTGCCTCTCCAGCTCCGCCCGCCTCGCCAACTGGCCCTACGGGCACCGCCGCCTGCTCCGCTTCTCCTCCCAGATCCACAACAACGGCCGCGCCGACTTCCGCCCCAAGGCCGGGCGGCACTCCTGGGTCTGGCACGAGTGCCACCG GCACTACCACAGCATGGACATCTTCACTCACTACGACATCCTCACCCCCAACGGCACCAAGGTGGCGGAGGGGCACAAAGCCAGCTTCTGCCTCGAGGACACTGAGTGCGAGGAAG ACGTGGCCAAGCGGTACGAGTGTGCCAACTTCGGGGAGCAGGGCATCACAGTGGGCTGCTGGGACCTGTACCGGCACGACATCGACTGCCAGTGGATCGACATCACTGATGTCAAACCGGGCAACTACATCCTGCAG GTCGTGATCAACCCCAACTTTGAAGTGGCAGAGAGCGACTTCACCAACAATGCCATGAAATGCAACTGCAAGTACGACGGGCACCGCATCTGGGTGCACAGCTGCCACATCG GTGACGCGCTCAGCGAGGAGGCCAACAAGCGCTTCGAGCAGTACCCGGGGCAGCTCAACAACCAGATCTCGTAG